One Alicyclobacillus acidoterrestris DNA window includes the following coding sequences:
- a CDS encoding NCS1 family nucleobase:cation symporter-1 — MAPVSSEQRTWGWLNFTTVWMGMVHNIVAYETAASLLSLGMSVWQALLTVIVANAVLIVAMCLNSVAGARYGLPFPVLVRAAFGHKGAQIPVFVRAFVAIFWFSIQAYAGSEAVGAVFGALIPGWASLGHYHIIGMGLNTAIAVALFWLLHIWVVSHGINRVKYFELWAGPLVIVLGLCLVVWSITVAHGFGPAFTQPSKLHGVAFWQAFGLSVTGLVGTWSTLVLNIPDLTRFSRSQKDQIVGQAIGLPGTAILFSVMSIVITSGTLIAFGTAVTDPVQLLGKFNNSIVLMFGAFALLIATLSVNVAANVVSPAYDLVNLFPKKLNFVRAGVISVVIGLCFAPWLWYDNGGVIFSVLNAIGGGLGPVAGIMLADFFMIKRRKYDVLSFYRSDSEYRYTNGWNLRAIGALVIGLIAAFIGLVVPVLSILYTYSWFIGVIVGGVAYVLLMRSSMSVEAIEPVAVGMFEEN, encoded by the coding sequence TTGGCACCCGTTTCGAGCGAACAGCGCACGTGGGGATGGTTGAACTTTACGACGGTATGGATGGGAATGGTGCACAATATTGTCGCGTACGAAACGGCGGCGAGTTTGCTCAGTCTGGGCATGAGTGTCTGGCAGGCGCTATTGACGGTCATCGTGGCCAATGCGGTTTTGATTGTCGCCATGTGCCTCAATAGTGTCGCAGGAGCCAGGTACGGTTTGCCGTTTCCAGTGCTCGTCCGCGCGGCGTTCGGACACAAAGGCGCGCAAATCCCTGTTTTTGTCCGCGCATTTGTCGCAATATTCTGGTTTTCGATTCAGGCGTACGCCGGGAGTGAGGCGGTCGGTGCGGTATTTGGTGCGCTGATTCCAGGCTGGGCTTCGTTGGGGCACTATCACATCATTGGGATGGGGCTGAACACGGCCATCGCAGTGGCGTTGTTCTGGTTATTGCACATTTGGGTCGTGTCGCACGGTATCAATCGCGTCAAGTACTTCGAATTGTGGGCAGGGCCACTCGTGATTGTTTTAGGGCTTTGTCTGGTGGTCTGGTCGATTACGGTAGCGCATGGCTTCGGTCCTGCTTTCACACAGCCGTCGAAATTGCATGGCGTCGCGTTTTGGCAGGCTTTTGGATTGTCGGTGACTGGCCTTGTAGGCACGTGGAGTACGCTAGTGTTAAACATTCCCGACCTGACACGGTTTTCGCGGTCGCAGAAAGATCAAATCGTCGGTCAAGCTATCGGGTTGCCTGGTACGGCTATCTTGTTTTCGGTGATGAGCATTGTGATTACGTCCGGCACGTTGATTGCATTTGGGACCGCCGTGACTGATCCGGTCCAATTGTTGGGCAAATTCAACAATTCAATCGTTTTGATGTTCGGCGCGTTCGCGCTGCTGATTGCGACGTTATCTGTCAACGTTGCAGCGAACGTCGTCTCTCCGGCTTATGACCTCGTGAACCTGTTTCCCAAAAAGCTGAACTTTGTTCGCGCCGGTGTGATTTCAGTGGTTATCGGCCTGTGCTTCGCCCCGTGGCTTTGGTACGACAACGGTGGCGTCATCTTCAGTGTCCTCAACGCGATTGGTGGCGGACTTGGTCCAGTCGCGGGCATCATGTTAGCAGACTTCTTCATGATTAAACGGCGCAAGTACGACGTCTTGAGCTTCTATCGAAGCGATAGCGAGTATCGGTATACCAATGGCTGGAATCTCCGAGCAATTGGAGCACTGGTCATTGGGCTTATCGCTGCGTTTATCGGTTTGGTCGTGCCAGTGTTGTCCATCCTCTACACCTATTCGTGGTTCATTGGCGTCATTGTCGGCGGCGTGGCATACGTGTTGTTGATGCGGTCGTCGATGAGCGTTGAAGCCATTGAACCTGTTGCTGTCGGTATGTTCGAAGAGAATTGA
- a CDS encoding AAA family ATPase — protein sequence MKPIRLSIAGLHSFRERQEIDFAALTETGMFGIFGPTGSGKSTILDAITLALYGDVGRAGRNTQAILNHAEKRLEVSFEFAIGAGNKRRRYRVERAYKRGQGFSVEHQASRLLQLEEIAESDEDGLVVVAEGKNPVTQAIRSILGLEQSDFTRAVVLPQGKFAEFLQLTGSERNAMTERLFGLEQYGKALFDKVNARAKQVEADYQVVVANQAGLGDASQAALDAAQAAVQKASAELQQAEHARVEANARLKVADEVRRLMTEREAAIKAREELAQLADEMAVIRKALARSAEANRVWPLVEAWQADCAAAKEAHKRLAAQLDLAEEAQAALSEASLRRQREQARRDALEPELLAKKGRLRDAEDIEAEWLTLKAELAAVKTASDAALSAHATALSEQSAALQAVERLAADRMQAEASREKHTVQPETRQQLMQLREAFVGWKERQASVRHAREAYAARQAELRSAIANYTSVAAIDEQVHGEAQQLRNVAEALCERAPEYTAEDLSVARTWLGQTQSRLASAKAVEQELADLQKRLQAAYRDYESQLGELTAQRETAEQLAQVYRDLEEARQRSVSISETALIRQLAARLRGGEACPVCGALHHPNPAVGQSVDETDVVEWTIDDDAALHRADAAWRQADAAARAAETACVQRQTTVQMLREEVDRKQAQWASAWEALQMCWPPADVLFKFKAGSQPADTESWAQFLVDLDAALAQAADALAVWDDEHRRLAERQQEVDQRRLQLGQQLAVAEAAQKAAEKEELREQAVLAEAVAACERAKDVLEKRMAVLSIEPLVDDDIAKTEAIVAARLRQLDEDDRAAAEAQRIIARLTVQLEEAQARLQQAQADVQQRELAVREHSLRMEQLEEAVAAREAQLAQYTGGASVAEAKRQLEATLADLQAASERASAEFEAATERAQAAKQAVTRAEAEFESQSKAAETAQDKLQAALAQSAFATIEAVADARLEETEAQAIADKVLAYDEAVRESTSRLADLEARLNGRSLDEEAWRNAQADAEGAEAAYKTALQTHGSRLERLQDIARRQQRWQELEEQRVALEGMATRLSALQSTLRGNGFVQYVARDQMEHVARQASERLGALTRGRYALTLTEDGSFLMRDQHNGGVLRPVSTLSGGETFLTSLSLALALSAHIQLRGQHPLEFFFLDEGFGTLDPDLLDVVISSLEKLHLERMSIGLISHVPELRQRMHRRLVVEPALPAGRGTKVILEKA from the coding sequence ATGAAGCCGATTCGTTTATCGATTGCGGGATTACACAGTTTTCGGGAGCGGCAGGAGATTGATTTTGCGGCCCTGACGGAGACGGGCATGTTTGGTATCTTCGGTCCGACGGGCAGTGGGAAGTCGACGATTCTCGATGCCATCACCTTGGCGCTATATGGCGATGTTGGACGAGCGGGCCGCAATACCCAAGCGATTCTCAACCACGCCGAGAAACGGCTGGAGGTCTCGTTTGAGTTCGCGATTGGCGCGGGGAACAAGCGCAGGCGCTACCGGGTGGAGCGGGCGTATAAGCGCGGACAGGGGTTCTCGGTAGAACATCAGGCCAGCCGTTTGTTGCAGTTGGAGGAGATAGCGGAGAGCGACGAGGATGGTCTCGTCGTTGTGGCTGAAGGGAAGAATCCCGTCACGCAGGCCATTCGTTCCATCTTGGGCCTGGAGCAAAGCGACTTTACGCGGGCAGTTGTGTTGCCGCAGGGGAAGTTTGCCGAGTTTTTGCAGCTGACCGGATCGGAACGGAATGCCATGACCGAGCGGCTATTCGGTTTGGAGCAGTACGGGAAAGCGCTCTTCGACAAAGTCAATGCGCGGGCAAAACAGGTGGAGGCGGATTATCAGGTTGTCGTCGCCAATCAGGCGGGGCTGGGAGATGCCTCGCAGGCAGCGCTGGATGCAGCGCAGGCGGCGGTTCAGAAAGCATCAGCCGAGTTGCAGCAGGCAGAGCACGCGCGCGTGGAGGCAAATGCTCGTCTAAAAGTTGCGGACGAGGTGCGCCGCTTGATGACGGAGCGCGAAGCTGCCATCAAAGCGCGAGAAGAATTGGCGCAGTTGGCAGACGAGATGGCCGTGATTCGGAAGGCACTTGCCCGCAGTGCAGAGGCGAATCGCGTTTGGCCGCTCGTTGAAGCGTGGCAGGCGGATTGTGCTGCGGCAAAAGAGGCGCATAAACGTTTGGCGGCACAATTGGACTTGGCAGAAGAGGCGCAAGCGGCGCTCTCTGAGGCTTCGTTGCGACGGCAGCGTGAACAAGCGCGGCGGGATGCCTTGGAGCCGGAGTTGCTTGCGAAGAAAGGGCGGCTTCGCGATGCTGAGGACATCGAAGCAGAGTGGTTGACACTCAAGGCAGAGCTCGCCGCCGTCAAAACGGCGAGTGACGCTGCGCTTTCAGCGCACGCGACGGCGCTCTCTGAGCAGTCTGCAGCTCTGCAGGCTGTAGAGCGGTTGGCGGCGGACAGGATGCAGGCGGAAGCCAGTCGCGAAAAACATACGGTTCAACCGGAGACGAGACAGCAATTGATGCAATTGCGCGAGGCGTTTGTGGGTTGGAAGGAGCGACAAGCGAGCGTTCGTCACGCGCGTGAAGCGTACGCTGCACGGCAGGCTGAGTTACGGTCCGCCATTGCAAATTACACATCGGTCGCGGCTATCGACGAGCAGGTGCACGGAGAGGCGCAGCAATTACGAAATGTTGCAGAGGCACTCTGCGAGCGGGCTCCGGAATACACCGCAGAAGATCTATCTGTCGCAAGGACCTGGTTGGGACAAACGCAGTCGCGCCTCGCGAGCGCGAAAGCGGTGGAGCAAGAACTCGCTGATTTACAGAAGCGTCTTCAGGCGGCGTACCGGGATTACGAAAGCCAATTGGGTGAACTGACCGCACAGCGCGAGACGGCTGAACAATTGGCCCAGGTCTACCGCGACCTGGAAGAGGCCCGTCAGCGAAGCGTATCTATTAGTGAAACAGCGCTGATTCGCCAGCTGGCGGCGCGGTTAAGGGGCGGGGAAGCGTGCCCTGTCTGTGGCGCGTTGCATCACCCGAATCCTGCGGTCGGGCAGTCGGTCGACGAGACGGACGTAGTGGAGTGGACAATAGACGATGATGCAGCGCTCCATCGCGCAGATGCGGCTTGGCGTCAGGCGGATGCGGCAGCACGGGCGGCGGAGACGGCGTGTGTGCAGCGACAGACGACGGTTCAGATGCTTCGCGAAGAGGTGGACAGGAAGCAGGCGCAATGGGCCTCTGCCTGGGAAGCGTTACAGATGTGTTGGCCGCCAGCTGATGTGCTGTTCAAGTTCAAGGCAGGCAGTCAACCTGCGGACACGGAGTCCTGGGCGCAATTCCTAGTGGATTTGGACGCAGCCTTGGCGCAGGCAGCAGACGCGTTAGCCGTGTGGGACGACGAGCATCGTCGCTTGGCCGAGCGACAGCAGGAAGTTGATCAACGGCGTCTGCAATTGGGACAGCAACTGGCCGTTGCAGAAGCTGCACAAAAGGCAGCAGAAAAAGAGGAATTGCGAGAGCAGGCTGTGCTTGCCGAAGCGGTGGCCGCATGCGAGCGGGCGAAGGATGTCCTCGAAAAGAGGATGGCAGTTCTTTCGATTGAACCGCTGGTCGACGACGACATCGCAAAAACCGAAGCTATCGTAGCGGCACGCCTACGTCAATTGGACGAAGATGACCGCGCGGCGGCAGAGGCCCAGCGTATCATCGCGCGCCTCACCGTGCAACTGGAGGAGGCACAAGCTCGTCTGCAACAAGCGCAAGCGGACGTGCAACAGAGGGAGTTGGCGGTTCGCGAACACAGTTTGCGCATGGAACAACTCGAGGAGGCTGTGGCGGCGCGTGAGGCACAATTGGCTCAGTATACGGGCGGCGCGTCTGTGGCTGAGGCAAAGCGACAGTTAGAGGCGACGCTTGCGGACTTACAGGCGGCAAGCGAACGGGCTTCGGCGGAATTTGAGGCGGCGACCGAACGAGCTCAGGCGGCAAAGCAAGCCGTGACCCGGGCAGAGGCCGAGTTCGAATCGCAGAGCAAAGCGGCTGAGACGGCGCAGGACAAGCTCCAGGCGGCACTTGCGCAGAGTGCGTTTGCCACCATCGAGGCCGTGGCGGACGCCCGGTTGGAGGAGACCGAGGCACAGGCGATAGCGGACAAAGTACTGGCGTACGACGAGGCCGTGCGCGAATCGACGAGTCGCCTCGCTGACTTGGAGGCGCGATTGAATGGTCGCTCGCTGGACGAGGAAGCTTGGCGCAATGCCCAAGCGGATGCAGAAGGGGCGGAGGCGGCGTACAAGACAGCGCTACAAACGCATGGATCCCGCCTGGAACGACTGCAAGACATCGCGCGCCGGCAGCAGCGCTGGCAGGAACTTGAGGAGCAACGGGTGGCGCTTGAGGGCATGGCGACGCGCCTATCGGCATTGCAATCGACGTTGCGGGGCAACGGGTTTGTTCAATATGTGGCGCGGGATCAGATGGAGCACGTGGCGCGCCAAGCGTCTGAACGGCTGGGTGCACTCACGCGGGGGCGCTATGCGCTCACCTTGACCGAGGATGGGAGCTTTTTGATGCGCGACCAGCACAATGGTGGCGTGTTGCGGCCGGTTTCCACGCTGTCCGGGGGCGAGACGTTCTTGACGTCACTATCGTTGGCACTCGCGCTGTCGGCGCATATTCAGTTGCGCGGTCAGCATCCGCTCGAGTTTTTCTTTTTGGACGAGGGCTTTGGCACGCTCGATCCCGACCTGCTCGACGTGGTCATCTCCTCCCTGGAAAAACTCCATCTGGAGCGCATGTCCATTGGCCTCATCAGCCACGTGCCGGAACTCCGCCAGCGCATGCACCGGCGTTTGGTTGTCGAACCGGCGCTGCCAGCGGGGCGGGGCACGAAAGTCATCTTGGAGAAGGCGTAA
- a CDS encoding acetyl-CoA hydrolase/transferase family protein has protein sequence MLEQRIRHTGLRSRIVSAEEAQQWVKDGMTIAVSGFTKSGDAKAVLQALAKRVEQTGDKLRINLYSGASLGETDTILCEQQIIARRLPYQSEPRLRKSINLGEVQYTDQHLSHTAELLRSGCLGDIDLAIIEATAITETGGIIPTSSVGNSPIFVERAKRVIVEINLNTPIEFEGLHDIYLPKDRPNRLPIPITKVSDRIGTPDIPCNPDKIIGIVLSRHTDTPSNIVPADRDTQRMAEYILDFFEHEVRHGRLPHNLAPLQSGVGSVSNAVLSGLCNAPFENLEIYTEVMQDAVFELFQSGKVAFASASSFTLSKSMTEHVNASLSKYREKIILRPQEISNHPEVVRRLGVIAINTALEVDIYGNVNSTHVSGTHMMNGIGGSGDFARNAALTIFVTKSIAKDGRISSIVPFVTHVDHSEHDVDIVVTEQGIADLRGLAPRERATVMIEKLAHPFYKDELLYYFNRALTYGGHTPHILEEALSWHKRFADTGDMRQFRGLADVVGRDRRISSHTGRSIKGISRPL, from the coding sequence ATGCTTGAGCAGCGGATTCGGCACACGGGTCTTCGTTCTCGAATTGTCAGTGCAGAAGAGGCGCAACAATGGGTGAAAGACGGGATGACCATCGCAGTCAGCGGATTTACGAAATCCGGCGACGCGAAAGCGGTGCTGCAGGCACTCGCGAAACGAGTGGAACAAACCGGGGACAAGCTGCGCATCAATCTCTATTCCGGTGCGTCCTTGGGTGAAACCGATACAATTCTTTGCGAGCAGCAAATCATCGCTCGCCGCTTACCGTATCAATCAGAACCGCGTTTACGCAAAAGTATCAACCTAGGTGAAGTGCAGTACACAGACCAACATCTGAGTCACACGGCAGAGCTTTTGCGCAGTGGATGCCTTGGCGATATCGACCTCGCTATCATAGAAGCGACGGCCATCACTGAAACGGGCGGCATCATTCCAACTTCTTCAGTAGGGAACAGTCCCATTTTCGTCGAACGCGCCAAACGCGTCATCGTCGAAATCAATTTAAATACGCCGATAGAGTTCGAGGGCTTACACGACATCTACCTTCCGAAAGACCGGCCAAATCGGCTGCCCATTCCAATTACCAAGGTCTCCGATAGGATTGGGACACCGGACATTCCGTGCAACCCCGACAAAATTATCGGCATCGTCCTGTCACGGCATACAGATACACCATCCAATATCGTGCCAGCGGACCGCGACACCCAGCGGATGGCTGAATATATTCTGGATTTTTTCGAACATGAAGTGCGCCACGGTCGATTGCCGCACAATCTCGCTCCTCTGCAAAGCGGTGTAGGATCCGTCTCAAATGCAGTGCTCAGCGGGCTGTGTAACGCACCATTTGAGAATCTGGAGATCTATACAGAGGTCATGCAAGACGCCGTCTTTGAACTTTTTCAAAGCGGCAAGGTCGCGTTTGCTTCCGCGTCGTCCTTTACGTTGTCAAAATCGATGACTGAGCATGTCAATGCGTCCCTATCCAAATATCGCGAAAAAATCATTTTGCGACCGCAGGAAATTTCCAACCATCCTGAAGTCGTGCGCCGACTCGGTGTGATTGCCATCAACACGGCACTCGAAGTGGACATCTACGGCAATGTCAACTCCACCCACGTCAGCGGGACACACATGATGAATGGCATAGGCGGATCCGGTGACTTCGCACGAAATGCCGCACTGACGATTTTTGTAACGAAGTCCATTGCCAAAGATGGGCGTATCTCGAGTATCGTTCCGTTTGTCACCCATGTCGATCACAGCGAGCACGACGTCGACATCGTGGTTACGGAGCAGGGCATTGCGGATTTGCGAGGACTAGCCCCTCGTGAACGCGCGACGGTCATGATTGAAAAACTTGCCCACCCGTTCTACAAAGACGAGCTTCTCTACTACTTCAATCGCGCACTGACGTATGGTGGGCACACGCCACACATCTTGGAAGAAGCGTTAAGCTGGCACAAGCGCTTCGCTGACACCGGTGATATGCGGCAATTTAGAGGGCTTGCAGATGTCGTTGGGCGGGATCGGAGAATCAGTTCCCATACAGGGAGATCTATCAAAGGAATCTCGCGACCATTGTAA
- a CDS encoding XylR N-terminal domain-containing protein: protein MQITELLSVDPKTKKIHLNDKRIVLMETDALGELRKDLISALGVDRAKGFLLRYGWNCGMNYARIFKSFMPANSDTDWLYAGSEIHAITGDVSVDIEKLHFDPETKAYYAEGYWHDSYEAEQHLKHYGLQHDPVCFTLVGYAGGYVSEHLGQTVIFREIECVGKGDPHCHWIAKPAEDWGEAIQDELPYYEEENLAQELDRAYIRIERQNERFQKVLLVDEQLSSALLHRKGLPSIIRVLGKQLDCTVVIEDKDFHLFESYGPYKEHDFAHFLRNPQEQAGTLLNRLTKQKRTIELSVPEAFGWPHQRLLSPIVVDNEIWGYLSLLKPSGAYSEMDIMCLERAATICAIQLLNERISLETEQRIKGEFLDAILTGDGRMDHLSRQMNVLGYPLNRSHYVLVFQFAPLASSAYARANRDMDEIKRELSSIISGQFKQSESTPLISSKLDQIVALIPTQMQNMEHLDPQHMAEFIVETFSRKYQDVHITVGISSKCEGIEDYRRGYEEAKKAIQLSDFHHSTSNVVSFSDLGFIPHIASGDNFDDMVQFSYNLLNKLIHYDRQNRSELIKTMHSYLECQGNVLKTSRMMNMSPGSIKYRLKRIEEISNIDLTRSSAFFDARLALKILQYAGKVEL from the coding sequence GTGCAAATTACAGAGTTGCTGTCGGTTGACCCGAAGACAAAGAAGATCCACCTGAATGACAAACGCATCGTCCTGATGGAGACTGATGCACTTGGCGAATTGCGCAAGGATTTGATATCGGCCCTTGGCGTAGATCGCGCAAAGGGATTTTTACTTCGCTACGGTTGGAATTGTGGCATGAACTACGCGCGAATCTTTAAGTCGTTCATGCCCGCGAACTCGGATACAGATTGGCTCTACGCAGGGTCAGAGATTCACGCCATCACTGGGGATGTATCGGTGGATATCGAAAAGCTTCACTTCGATCCGGAGACGAAAGCGTACTACGCCGAAGGGTACTGGCATGATTCGTATGAAGCTGAGCAGCATCTGAAGCACTATGGGCTACAGCACGACCCTGTCTGCTTCACGCTCGTCGGTTACGCGGGCGGCTATGTCAGTGAGCACCTCGGCCAAACTGTGATTTTCAGGGAAATCGAGTGTGTCGGCAAAGGGGATCCACATTGTCATTGGATCGCAAAACCGGCAGAGGATTGGGGCGAAGCGATACAAGACGAACTGCCCTACTATGAGGAGGAAAACCTAGCACAGGAGTTAGACAGGGCCTACATTCGCATTGAACGCCAAAACGAGCGGTTTCAAAAAGTACTGCTCGTCGACGAGCAATTGTCCAGTGCCCTCCTTCACCGCAAGGGCCTGCCGTCCATCATTCGTGTTCTCGGAAAGCAATTGGATTGCACAGTCGTGATTGAGGATAAGGACTTTCACCTATTTGAGTCATACGGTCCGTACAAAGAACACGACTTTGCGCATTTTTTACGCAATCCGCAGGAACAAGCGGGCACGTTGCTCAATCGGCTCACAAAACAAAAGAGAACCATCGAACTTTCTGTACCCGAAGCGTTCGGTTGGCCACATCAGCGACTACTCTCCCCAATCGTCGTCGACAACGAGATCTGGGGATATCTCTCATTACTCAAACCCAGTGGTGCGTATTCGGAAATGGACATCATGTGTCTCGAACGCGCTGCAACCATTTGTGCGATACAGCTCCTCAACGAACGCATTTCTCTTGAAACGGAACAGCGCATCAAAGGAGAGTTTCTAGATGCCATCCTGACTGGCGACGGCCGCATGGACCATTTATCCAGACAGATGAACGTACTTGGGTATCCATTAAATCGATCCCATTACGTACTAGTCTTCCAATTTGCGCCGCTCGCGTCCTCGGCGTATGCACGCGCAAATCGAGATATGGATGAGATCAAACGGGAGCTTTCGTCCATTATTTCCGGACAATTCAAACAATCTGAGTCTACACCGCTCATATCCAGCAAATTAGATCAAATCGTCGCGCTCATTCCAACGCAGATGCAAAACATGGAACATCTCGACCCCCAACACATGGCTGAATTCATCGTCGAAACATTCTCCAGGAAATATCAGGATGTCCATATCACCGTGGGTATCAGTTCCAAATGCGAGGGCATCGAGGACTATCGAAGAGGGTACGAAGAAGCCAAAAAGGCCATTCAACTTTCTGATTTTCATCATTCCACATCCAACGTGGTGTCCTTCTCGGATTTGGGATTCATCCCCCATATCGCTAGTGGGGACAACTTTGACGATATGGTTCAATTCTCCTACAACCTACTCAACAAGCTCATTCATTACGACAGACAGAATCGCTCTGAACTCATCAAGACAATGCATTCCTATCTCGAGTGCCAAGGAAACGTGCTCAAGACATCCCGCATGATGAACATGTCACCAGGTTCTATCAAGTACCGTCTAAAACGCATTGAAGAAATCAGCAATATCGATTTGACCCGTTCGAGTGCGTTCTTTGACGCGCGCCTAGCTTTGAAGATTCTCCAGTACGCAGGAAAAGTTGAACTGTAA
- a CDS encoding LytR/AlgR family response regulator transcription factor — MKASPLLEQLPELLRDWIPPTASVAIASGQKYVAYHPGAVDLRIAPGEVVRPGSIADLVFSHRHRIESEVDSDVFGVPYYGLGYPLQSEQGIESAVAVILPPKSEERRQPLSYVVGKTGQVWRPISIQDIAYFESYEKKTWFYTKNGRFSTEHTLRALELHLPDEHFLRIHRSYIVHIRFIDSIERDDRSNLNVVMAVPNKTRLSVAQTYVRRVRTHLGF, encoded by the coding sequence GTGAAGGCTTCTCCATTGCTAGAGCAACTCCCCGAACTGTTGCGAGATTGGATTCCACCAACCGCCTCCGTCGCCATTGCAAGCGGGCAAAAGTATGTAGCATATCATCCCGGTGCAGTCGATTTGCGAATCGCACCTGGTGAAGTTGTGCGCCCTGGGAGTATCGCAGATCTCGTTTTCTCGCATCGGCACCGGATCGAATCCGAAGTGGACTCGGATGTATTCGGCGTCCCTTATTATGGGTTGGGCTACCCGCTCCAATCTGAACAGGGTATCGAGTCGGCTGTTGCAGTCATTTTACCGCCAAAAAGTGAAGAGCGACGCCAACCGTTGTCGTACGTAGTCGGAAAGACGGGCCAGGTGTGGCGCCCCATTTCCATTCAGGACATCGCGTACTTCGAAAGTTATGAGAAGAAAACTTGGTTTTATACGAAAAATGGCAGATTTAGTACAGAACATACACTGCGCGCTCTTGAACTGCATCTCCCAGATGAACACTTTCTGCGCATTCACCGATCTTACATTGTTCATATCAGGTTCATTGACTCCATCGAGCGAGATGACCGGTCAAACCTGAATGTCGTGATGGCAGTGCCGAACAAAACGCGTCTTTCCGTGGCACAGACGTACGTCCGCCGCGTTCGAACACATCTCGGATTCTAA
- a CDS encoding exonuclease SbcCD subunit D, whose amino-acid sequence MRILHTADWHFGKTLEGRDRIAEQRQFVDELIELCAAEQVDLVLMAGDVYQTVNPSAQAEELFYRALDGLSAGGTRGVVVIAGNHDNADRIAAARPLADKLGITLMGLPKDELAPTPVINGQVCRVRAGVGFVELAIPGCAERAVIAALPYPSEARLNEVLGRTLDERELQESYNQRIQSFFRALSEQFREDTVNLAMSHVYVRGGLESDSEVQIQIGGAYAVNPDSFPARAQYVALGHLHRPQGVVGAGVPMRYAGSPLAYSFSEAGQTKSVVIVDAVPGKPVEWREVPLRSGKPLVRWRATEGVSQVLQWVEQGRDANAWIDLEVHVQTGLQLEEIHRLREVHAGFVHIRPVLPVAVKSLTDDSSDSIQTRSIAEHFSRFFEEKHGVSPDDALVELFLEMVAEVETDADLADLDESSVDKVSGEETA is encoded by the coding sequence ATGCGCATTTTACATACGGCTGACTGGCATTTTGGCAAGACGCTGGAGGGGCGCGATAGAATCGCGGAGCAACGTCAGTTTGTCGATGAATTGATAGAGTTGTGTGCGGCGGAACAGGTCGATCTCGTCCTCATGGCAGGCGACGTCTATCAGACGGTGAATCCGAGCGCGCAGGCGGAAGAGTTGTTCTACCGGGCGCTGGATGGGCTGTCGGCGGGTGGCACGCGTGGGGTTGTCGTGATTGCGGGCAACCACGACAATGCTGACCGCATCGCGGCGGCGCGGCCATTGGCGGACAAGTTGGGGATTACCTTGATGGGCCTCCCGAAGGATGAACTGGCACCTACACCTGTTATCAATGGTCAAGTTTGTCGCGTGCGTGCAGGCGTTGGTTTCGTGGAGTTGGCGATTCCTGGATGCGCAGAGCGGGCGGTGATTGCCGCACTGCCGTATCCGTCGGAGGCGAGATTGAACGAAGTTCTTGGGCGCACGTTGGATGAGCGGGAATTGCAGGAGAGCTACAACCAACGGATACAGAGCTTTTTTCGTGCCCTATCGGAGCAGTTTCGCGAGGACACGGTGAATTTGGCGATGAGCCACGTCTATGTGCGTGGAGGCCTGGAGTCTGATTCGGAGGTGCAAATTCAAATCGGGGGTGCCTATGCGGTGAATCCGGACAGTTTTCCCGCTCGTGCACAATATGTGGCGCTCGGGCATTTGCACCGTCCACAAGGTGTCGTTGGGGCGGGTGTGCCGATGCGATATGCGGGATCACCACTGGCATACAGTTTCTCGGAAGCCGGACAGACGAAGTCGGTTGTCATCGTCGACGCGGTGCCGGGGAAGCCGGTTGAATGGCGCGAAGTGCCGCTTCGAAGTGGCAAGCCGCTCGTGCGCTGGCGGGCGACAGAAGGGGTGAGCCAAGTGTTGCAATGGGTGGAACAAGGACGTGATGCGAACGCTTGGATCGATCTCGAAGTGCACGTGCAGACCGGGTTACAACTGGAGGAGATTCATCGCCTTCGCGAGGTACATGCGGGATTCGTCCACATTCGCCCGGTGCTACCTGTCGCTGTGAAATCACTCACCGACGATTCGTCGGATAGCATCCAGACGCGCTCCATTGCAGAGCATTTCAGTCGCTTCTTCGAGGAAAAACACGGCGTTTCGCCGGATGATGCACTTGTAGAACTGTTTTTGGAGATGGTGGCGGAAGTGGAGACGGACGCCGACTTGGCTGATTTGGACGAGTCATCCGTCGACAAGGTGTCTGGGGAGGAAACTGCATGA